A stretch of the Sulfolobus acidocaldarius SUSAZ genome encodes the following:
- a CDS encoding helicase: protein MVYLRYYKGLLISDAYAPGLKWDEKLQGYINFAYKYRDVKEYFLTEGVEVVENVLDPLPFPLIREKSLELRDYQMEAVKSWLKNGKRGIVIFPTGAGKTMVGVKAIALLKVSTLVVVPTIDLMNQWVSVIEKYLDTEVGSIGGGKDDLKGITVITYDSAYTRAEELGNKFLLIIFDEVHHLPSEGYSLMARMFASQYRMGLTATPERGDGKEVLYPELVGPIVYKKSLKELSGKYIADFEIIKEYVEMTSEEKERYKELRGKLKEFLSSRGMRLNSLNDFYKLIKLASKDKKAREALLAWHESLRLAVNSRAKIERLRGLLREFHDRKIIVFTRDTELAYDISKEFLIPVVTYKTSKDERSEILSKFREGNYRVIVASTVFDEGVDIPDAEIAIIMGGYGTKRQFIQRLGRILRGRDKKALLIEIVTKGTADYRLSKRREYKY from the coding sequence TTGGTTTATCTGAGGTATTACAAAGGTCTACTAATATCCGATGCTTATGCCCCAGGCTTAAAATGGGATGAGAAGTTACAAGGCTATATAAATTTCGCTTATAAATATAGAGATGTAAAGGAATATTTTCTAACTGAGGGTGTAGAAGTTGTTGAAAACGTACTTGATCCGTTGCCATTTCCATTGATAAGGGAGAAGTCGTTAGAGCTCAGAGACTATCAGATGGAAGCAGTCAAGTCTTGGCTTAAGAACGGAAAAAGGGGAATAGTGATCTTTCCAACAGGTGCAGGTAAAACTATGGTAGGGGTAAAAGCTATTGCGCTTTTGAAGGTGTCTACCCTGGTTGTAGTTCCAACAATAGACTTAATGAACCAATGGGTTAGCGTTATAGAGAAGTATCTAGATACTGAGGTAGGATCAATAGGCGGAGGAAAAGATGACTTAAAGGGGATTACTGTAATAACCTATGATTCAGCATACACCAGGGCAGAGGAACTCGGTAATAAGTTTCTTCTAATAATCTTTGATGAAGTTCATCACTTACCTTCAGAAGGGTATTCATTAATGGCTAGGATGTTTGCTTCACAATACAGGATGGGTTTGACTGCAACTCCAGAAAGGGGGGATGGTAAGGAAGTCTTGTACCCAGAATTAGTAGGACCAATAGTTTACAAGAAGTCCTTAAAGGAGCTTTCAGGTAAGTATATAGCGGATTTTGAGATCATAAAAGAATATGTAGAGATGACCAGTGAGGAGAAAGAGAGGTACAAGGAGTTAAGAGGAAAATTAAAAGAATTTCTGAGTAGCAGAGGGATGAGGTTGAACAGTTTAAACGACTTTTATAAATTAATCAAGTTAGCAAGTAAGGATAAGAAGGCTAGAGAGGCTTTATTGGCTTGGCATGAGTCCTTAAGATTAGCTGTGAATAGTAGGGCTAAAATAGAGAGATTGAGAGGACTCCTAAGGGAATTCCACGATAGGAAAATTATAGTTTTTACACGAGATACGGAATTAGCTTATGATATTAGCAAGGAATTTCTCATTCCTGTAGTGACATATAAGACTTCCAAGGATGAAAGGTCTGAAATATTAAGTAAATTTAGGGAGGGCAATTATAGGGTGATCGTGGCATCCACTGTCTTTGATGAGGGGGTTGACATTCCAGATGCTGAAATTGCGATAATTATGGGCGGATATGGTACAAAAAGGCAGTTTATCCAGAGGCTCGGTAGGATATTAAGAGGTAGAGATAAGAAGGCGTTACTGATAGAGATAGTTACCAAAGGTACTGCGGACTATAGGTTAAGTAAAAGGAGAGAGTATAAATACTAA
- a CDS encoding sulfur transfer protein ThiS, translated as MKVTVELVRENKIIEVELPERARVRDLLKKIGYRVQGSVVVKNSLPIIEDEELKDGDKLRVFLAASGG; from the coding sequence GTGAAGGTAACAGTTGAGCTGGTTAGAGAAAATAAGATCATTGAGGTTGAATTGCCAGAAAGGGCAAGGGTAAGAGATTTGTTGAAAAAAATAGGTTACAGAGTCCAGGGTAGTGTTGTGGTTAAGAACTCATTACCGATAATTGAAGATGAAGAGCTGAAAGATGGTGACAAGCTGAGAGTATTCTTAGCGGCTTCTGGTGGATAA
- a CDS encoding peptidase M32, protein MKRFENLKELLAEYKKLWSIQYAESLMGWDIETYMPEDDAMIRGEVISTFSEIKREIYQKLGKIIERYEGKEGLNDEERGILRVLGRDYKYYSKIPLEIIQQIERVRSEATVVWRQAKAKSDYSMFKPYLEKIKDLQIKIAEYWGYEDHPYNALLDLNEEGFSIRDGDRIFSRLLPELSDIMKKVSEKGYFPKSHELEEVSYDIGRMKVVNEEVIKILEMPGRKFRLDISAHPFTVRISADDVRITTRYEGKDFRSTLFSVVHECGHAIYELGIDRELEGTPIGGGVSMGIHEAQSRFWENIIGRSRDFVSLIYPKLKQNLDFISKYEEDDIYRYFNIVRPSFIRVDADEVTYNFHIAVRYEIEKMLIGGEIKVDEIPSLWNELMEKYLGIKPKNDAEGVLQDIHWTSGFGYFPAYTLGNVVSGIVYSKTANLYNLLREGKIGEMKAIMTDKIYKYGATYSPKDLLRKSFGEEYNPEGLIQYLRHKYLKS, encoded by the coding sequence ATGAAACGATTCGAAAACCTAAAGGAGCTTTTGGCAGAGTATAAGAAATTATGGTCTATACAATATGCTGAGTCCCTGATGGGATGGGATATTGAGACTTATATGCCAGAAGACGATGCCATGATTAGAGGCGAAGTCATATCAACTTTTAGTGAGATTAAAAGGGAAATATACCAAAAATTAGGTAAAATAATAGAGAGATATGAAGGAAAAGAGGGGCTTAACGACGAGGAAAGAGGAATATTAAGAGTTCTTGGAAGAGATTATAAGTATTATTCAAAGATACCCTTAGAAATAATTCAGCAAATTGAAAGAGTTAGAAGTGAAGCTACAGTAGTGTGGAGACAGGCTAAAGCTAAGTCCGACTATTCAATGTTTAAACCTTACCTCGAGAAAATAAAAGATCTACAAATTAAGATAGCTGAATATTGGGGGTATGAAGACCACCCTTACAATGCGCTATTGGATTTAAACGAAGAGGGATTTTCAATAAGGGACGGGGACAGAATCTTCTCCAGGCTACTGCCTGAGTTAAGCGATATTATGAAGAAAGTAAGCGAAAAAGGTTACTTCCCTAAATCACATGAACTTGAAGAAGTCTCATACGATATAGGTAGGATGAAAGTCGTTAATGAAGAGGTAATAAAAATACTAGAAATGCCCGGAAGAAAGTTTAGATTAGATATTTCAGCTCACCCATTTACAGTTAGAATATCTGCTGATGACGTTAGAATAACTACTAGATATGAGGGTAAGGATTTTAGATCCACTTTATTCTCAGTAGTTCATGAATGTGGACATGCAATCTATGAACTAGGTATAGACAGAGAACTTGAGGGGACACCTATAGGAGGCGGAGTATCAATGGGTATTCATGAGGCTCAGTCCAGGTTTTGGGAAAACATAATAGGAAGGAGCAGAGATTTCGTAAGCCTAATTTATCCAAAACTTAAGCAGAACCTTGATTTTATATCTAAATATGAGGAGGACGACATATACAGATACTTTAACATAGTCAGACCAAGCTTCATTAGGGTTGACGCTGATGAGGTTACATATAATTTCCATATTGCAGTCAGGTATGAGATCGAAAAGATGTTGATCGGTGGGGAAATAAAAGTGGATGAAATACCATCATTATGGAATGAGTTGATGGAAAAGTATCTCGGAATAAAACCAAAGAATGACGCTGAAGGAGTACTACAGGACATTCATTGGACCAGTGGATTTGGCTATTTCCCAGCTTACACACTAGGAAATGTAGTCTCAGGAATTGTGTACTCAAAAACTGCCAACCTATATAATCTACTTAGAGAAGGAAAAATTGGGGAAATGAAAGCTATTATGACAGATAAAATCTATAAATATGGTGCCACTTACTCACCTAAAGATTTACTAAGAAAGTCCTTTGGAGAAGAATATAACCCAGAAGGGTTGATACAATATTTGAGACATAAATACTTAAAAAGCTAA
- a CDS encoding FAD-dependent oxidoreductase, whose protein sequence is MKVAIVGGGIVGSFIAYYLSREGVDVTIYEKSSLGSGSVHAAGLIEPYRFDKINTTGMIKKMLSYVGKKVTIVKQLNPEWIKSLLSILNKEPPQDAWDIIRSMATFSLKEYKRMAEEVNDFDYEENGLLEIYQDRLDLEHGVEEEKRNPFNPKFEVIDVKGFSGAIYFPELSKLNTYKFMERMKRELKGVKIEIREIVNLDEISKDYDTVVLSAGVWLSKLGMPITSFKGYGYRVSGEMLVKYPSVISELGVAVVKNSDHIKITGGFDADFSADIERAKMFLDAGNCLAKIDKVYDLSMGYRPCSPDGFPIIGRIGKFVISTGACRLGWSFGPSMGKFTADLVLDRVKSYGYLSRLLNGRNLSVPKL, encoded by the coding sequence TTGAAGGTTGCCATAGTCGGTGGGGGTATAGTAGGCTCGTTCATAGCCTATTACTTAAGTAGAGAGGGAGTAGATGTTACAATTTATGAAAAATCGAGCCTCGGTAGTGGGTCAGTGCACGCTGCGGGATTAATTGAGCCTTACAGATTTGATAAGATTAACACAACAGGAATGATAAAAAAGATGTTATCTTATGTGGGTAAGAAAGTTACTATTGTAAAACAGTTAAACCCAGAGTGGATTAAATCACTTTTATCCATTTTAAATAAAGAACCACCACAGGATGCATGGGACATAATTAGGAGTATGGCTACATTTTCTCTTAAGGAGTATAAGAGAATGGCAGAGGAGGTAAATGACTTTGATTATGAAGAGAATGGTTTATTGGAAATTTATCAAGATAGATTAGATCTAGAGCATGGCGTAGAAGAGGAAAAACGTAATCCGTTTAATCCGAAATTTGAGGTTATAGACGTCAAAGGATTTTCTGGTGCTATATATTTTCCTGAGTTATCCAAATTGAACACCTATAAGTTTATGGAGAGGATGAAGAGGGAACTTAAAGGAGTTAAAATTGAAATAAGAGAGATAGTTAACCTAGACGAAATTTCAAAGGATTATGACACTGTAGTACTTTCTGCTGGTGTGTGGTTAAGTAAACTGGGTATGCCTATAACATCTTTCAAAGGTTATGGTTATAGGGTTTCAGGGGAAATGTTAGTGAAATATCCTAGTGTTATATCAGAGCTCGGTGTAGCGGTGGTTAAGAATTCAGATCACATAAAGATTACTGGAGGGTTCGATGCAGACTTTAGTGCTGATATAGAGAGAGCTAAAATGTTCTTGGATGCTGGGAATTGTTTAGCTAAAATTGATAAAGTCTATGACCTATCTATGGGCTACAGACCATGTTCCCCAGATGGCTTTCCCATTATAGGTAGAATCGGAAAGTTTGTTATTTCCACTGGTGCCTGCAGGTTAGGTTGGAGTTTTGGTCCATCCATGGGCAAATTTACCGCTGATCTCGTTCTTGATAGGGTAAAATCTTATGGCTATTTGTCACGTCTTTTAAATGGAAGAAATTTAAGTGTGCCAAAATTATAG
- a CDS encoding AsnC family transcriptional regulator, producing MDSIDKKILIYLFRDGRISQRKIAEEVKLSATSLNYRFNKLMEDGVIKSFKVQINPNLYGKYYGFVSFKNYKDLDFQFIDLKVNCLEDLNVYRLIGDSTEDIEDKISVMSKDLGEPQMSYIPPQNPIIPSGIDIKIIKSVIKNPRIEISEIAKDLNLPSKSVNRRINVLTNKNMIRIYPIVDLSKADLIMFAIFSSHIDSLDFLKTCSFTSFKDNGRGIVVCITENIRIAENYFKNVRDIDREAEIMVTTSYDIRNEGALRELERIEFQTYSKAF from the coding sequence ATGGATTCAATAGATAAGAAGATATTGATTTACTTATTTAGAGACGGTAGGATTTCGCAACGAAAGATTGCTGAAGAAGTGAAATTATCCGCCACCTCTCTTAATTATAGATTCAATAAGTTAATGGAAGATGGAGTAATAAAAAGCTTTAAAGTCCAGATAAATCCGAATCTTTACGGAAAATATTACGGTTTTGTATCTTTCAAGAATTACAAAGACTTAGATTTTCAGTTTATCGATCTTAAAGTAAATTGCCTTGAAGATCTTAATGTCTATAGGTTGATAGGAGATTCAACAGAGGATATTGAGGATAAGATATCTGTAATGAGCAAAGACCTGGGAGAGCCCCAAATGTCTTACATTCCTCCACAGAACCCAATTATTCCTTCAGGTATAGACATAAAGATTATCAAATCTGTCATAAAGAATCCTAGAATTGAAATAAGTGAAATAGCAAAAGACCTTAACCTACCTAGTAAGTCAGTCAATAGGAGAATAAACGTATTGACCAATAAAAATATGATAAGAATATATCCAATAGTTGACCTATCAAAGGCAGACCTAATAATGTTTGCCATATTTTCTAGTCACATAGATAGCCTAGATTTTCTAAAAACATGTAGCTTTACTTCTTTCAAAGATAATGGGAGGGGAATAGTGGTCTGTATTACTGAAAACATAAGGATAGCTGAGAATTACTTCAAGAACGTGAGAGATATAGATAGAGAAGCGGAAATAATGGTTACAACCAGCTATGACATCAGGAATGAAGGTGCTCTGAGGGAATTAGAGAGGATTGAGTTTCAAACTTACTCTAAAGCCTTTTGA
- a CDS encoding methyltransferase type 11: MDEKELTREAYNYIVHRRRPLKFVQVIEGRVIADIGCGSGQNCMILKAKVRLCIDFSRKQLYEARKKGCEHLLEADMEYLPLRDGCLDGAVFIASIHHLETPDNSLKEAYRVLKKHGNILLTVWLVQPRFLFRRKVVIRSVINGKEVYRFYRLYCPGEIKKVVEKEGFRTLKYINFRQNSIIPNNGLYIGVKD, encoded by the coding sequence GTGGACGAGAAAGAACTTACCAGAGAGGCTTATAACTACATTGTACATAGGAGAAGACCGCTGAAGTTTGTACAAGTAATTGAGGGAAGAGTGATAGCTGATATAGGTTGTGGTTCAGGGCAAAACTGTATGATTTTGAAGGCAAAGGTAAGACTCTGTATAGATTTCTCCCGTAAACAACTTTATGAAGCTAGAAAAAAGGGGTGTGAACATCTTTTGGAGGCTGATATGGAGTATTTACCCCTAAGAGACGGTTGCCTAGATGGAGCAGTATTTATAGCATCGATACATCATTTAGAAACTCCCGATAATTCCTTAAAAGAGGCTTATCGTGTCCTAAAGAAACACGGTAACATACTTCTCACTGTGTGGCTTGTTCAACCGAGGTTTCTTTTTAGAAGAAAAGTCGTTATAAGATCAGTTATTAATGGAAAAGAGGTCTATAGATTCTACAGATTGTATTGTCCCGGTGAGATAAAAAAAGTAGTAGAGAAGGAGGGTTTCAGGACCTTAAAATACATTAATTTCAGACAAAATTCTATAATTCCTAATAACGGGCTATATATAGGGGTTAAGGACTAA